One genomic window of Nitrosomonas sp. Is35 includes the following:
- a CDS encoding lytic transglycosylase domain-containing protein, with the protein MRNYLVGLILLAYWGTLSASQDADFLTAREAFQSGNAKRLDESAARLQRHVLWPYVDYYQQRMLLRTTDNANIRYFLSRYDGALVADRMRGDWLKMLGKNQQWALFDAEYPLLVNKDNELLCYYYQRRLNTNDRTVLAEARALWFTPASLPDSCTPVFQALISSGQIKVEDIWTRIRLALEENQTGVATHANRYLPSIEALNSTELNNAAKNPQRYLETLKRKITTRSDREIVLFALLRLLRNDTNPAYVQWLKVKDQLTASDRSYFLGRLGHRAAMRHDSRALDWFREAQNMTPYYPPSDTVLAWHVRAALRASNWDEVLKTIERMSPAEQQIDTWRYWKARALKTKGRTPDANDIFIPLSNEHSFYGQLAREELGTILTIADKTYRVSNAEVSAMERNPGLQRALAFSRMNLRTEALREWSWTIRNFSDAELLAAAEVARRQGLYDRAINTANRTVAQHDFSLRFLSPHRETLKKVLRQHELDEAWVYGLIRQESRFIADIKSHAGAAGLMQLMPATAEWVAKQLGIPNFRQHLVVDVNTNLQLGTYYLKHVLGTLDNQPLLASAAYNAGPGRARRWRDNTMPLEGAIYAETIPFNETRDYVKKVLKNSMYYAKVLDHGQDAPTLKQRLGVVRAK; encoded by the coding sequence ATGAGAAATTATCTTGTTGGACTAATCCTTTTAGCTTATTGGGGAACGTTATCAGCCAGCCAGGATGCTGATTTCTTAACTGCACGGGAAGCATTCCAGTCGGGCAATGCCAAGCGCCTCGATGAATCCGCCGCGCGGTTGCAACGCCATGTGCTATGGCCTTATGTAGATTACTACCAGCAACGCATGCTGCTACGCACCACCGATAACGCAAATATCCGCTATTTCTTGTCGCGTTACGACGGCGCTCTGGTTGCAGACCGGATGCGCGGTGACTGGCTCAAAATGCTGGGCAAGAATCAGCAATGGGCGCTTTTTGACGCTGAATATCCGCTGCTGGTGAATAAAGATAATGAATTATTGTGCTATTACTATCAGCGCCGCCTGAATACCAACGACCGTACAGTGCTGGCCGAAGCCCGCGCGTTATGGTTTACACCGGCCAGTCTGCCGGATAGCTGTACGCCTGTTTTTCAAGCGCTTATATCTAGCGGTCAGATCAAAGTTGAAGACATTTGGACGCGAATCCGCTTGGCATTGGAAGAAAATCAAACCGGCGTGGCTACGCATGCAAACCGCTATTTACCCAGCATAGAAGCGCTGAACAGCACCGAGTTGAATAATGCCGCGAAGAATCCGCAGCGTTACCTGGAAACTCTGAAACGAAAAATCACAACACGCAGTGACCGTGAAATTGTCTTGTTCGCTCTGTTACGTCTGCTGCGTAACGATACCAACCCGGCGTATGTGCAGTGGTTGAAAGTCAAGGATCAGCTGACCGCATCCGATCGTTCTTATTTCCTCGGAAGACTCGGACATCGCGCCGCCATGCGGCATGATTCACGCGCTTTGGACTGGTTCCGGGAAGCGCAAAACATGACGCCGTATTATCCGCCCTCGGATACCGTGCTGGCATGGCACGTTCGCGCGGCTTTGCGCGCCAGCAATTGGGATGAGGTACTGAAAACCATCGAGCGGATGTCGCCCGCCGAACAGCAAATCGATACCTGGCGCTACTGGAAAGCGCGTGCGTTAAAAACTAAAGGCAGAACGCCGGATGCCAACGACATTTTTATTCCGCTCAGTAACGAGCACAGTTTTTATGGTCAGCTGGCCAGAGAAGAATTGGGCACCATACTGACCATCGCGGACAAAACTTACCGCGTCAGTAACGCGGAAGTATCCGCCATGGAGCGTAACCCCGGCCTGCAACGTGCGTTGGCTTTCTCGCGCATGAACTTGCGCACCGAAGCGCTGCGGGAATGGAGCTGGACTATCCGCAACTTCAGCGATGCCGAGCTGCTGGCCGCGGCGGAAGTTGCCCGCCGCCAAGGTCTATATGACCGTGCGATCAACACCGCCAACCGTACCGTCGCGCAGCACGACTTCAGTTTGCGCTTCTTATCGCCACACCGTGAAACCCTCAAAAAAGTTCTGCGGCAACATGAACTGGACGAAGCTTGGGTATACGGTTTGATCCGGCAGGAAAGCCGCTTCATTGCGGATATCAAATCGCACGCCGGAGCAGCCGGTTTGATGCAATTGATGCCCGCCACCGCCGAGTGGGTGGCCAAGCAATTGGGCATACCGAATTTCCGCCAGCACCTGGTCGTCGACGTGAATACCAATTTGCAGCTGGGCACCTATTATCTCAAGCACGTGCTCGGCACGCTGGACAATCAGCCGTTGCTGGCCTCCGCTGCGTATAACGCCGGGCCCGGACGCGCCAGACGCTGGCGTGACAATACCATGCCGCTGGAAGGCGCGATTTACGCCGAGACGATCCCTTTTAACGAAACGCGCGATTACGTTAAAAAGGTTTTGAAAAACTCGATGTATTACGCCAAGGTGCTGGATCACGGTCAAGATGCGCCGACACTCAAGCAGCGCCTGGGCGTTGTCAGGGCGAAATAA
- a CDS encoding multifunctional CCA addition/repair protein — protein sequence MKTYLVGGSVRDELLGLPVKDHDYVVVGASPEEMEQLGYRPVGKDFPVFLHPQTHEQYALARTERKISRGYKGFEVFTSPQVTLQEDLARRDLTINSIAKDEDGNIIDPFNGVADLEAGILRHISPAFSEDPVRILRAARFAARFNFHAAPETLALMSDMVHNGEVDALVPERVWQELSRGLMENNPSRMFHMLRECGALARIMPEVDVLFGVPQPAHAHPEIDTGVHIMLAIDYAAAQDYSLPVRFATLMHDLGKGTTPPEEWPRHIGHEARSIELTQNVCERIRVPKDARDLALLVARYHGDVHRAAELKPSTLADMLQAVDAYRKPGRFEEFLQACACDFHGRPGYATKPYVQAGRFQQAYAAARSVDAGAIAAELSQRIPDATALPAAINARVREMRIARISAELG from the coding sequence GTGAAAACTTACCTCGTGGGCGGCTCGGTTCGCGATGAACTGCTGGGATTGCCGGTCAAAGATCATGATTATGTCGTCGTCGGCGCTTCGCCCGAGGAAATGGAGCAGCTCGGTTATCGTCCGGTCGGCAAGGATTTTCCGGTTTTCCTGCATCCGCAAACGCATGAACAATATGCCCTAGCGCGCACGGAACGGAAAATTTCGCGCGGCTACAAAGGATTTGAAGTATTCACTTCACCGCAGGTCACGTTGCAGGAAGATCTGGCGCGGCGCGATTTGACCATCAATTCAATCGCCAAAGACGAAGATGGCAACATCATCGATCCTTTCAACGGCGTCGCCGACCTGGAAGCCGGTATTCTGCGTCATATCAGCCCCGCGTTTTCCGAAGACCCAGTACGCATCCTGCGTGCAGCACGGTTTGCCGCGCGTTTCAATTTTCACGCTGCCCCAGAGACACTCGCCTTGATGAGCGACATGGTGCATAACGGCGAAGTGGATGCGCTGGTGCCAGAGCGCGTTTGGCAGGAGCTGTCGCGCGGTTTGATGGAGAATAACCCGTCCCGGATGTTCCACATGTTGCGCGAATGCGGCGCATTAGCGCGCATCATGCCGGAAGTCGATGTGTTGTTCGGCGTTCCGCAACCGGCGCACGCGCATCCGGAAATCGATACCGGCGTGCATATCATGCTGGCGATCGATTACGCCGCGGCGCAAGATTATTCATTGCCAGTGCGCTTTGCCACGCTGATGCATGATCTGGGCAAAGGCACTACGCCACCCGAGGAGTGGCCTCGCCATATCGGTCACGAGGCGCGCAGCATCGAATTGACGCAGAATGTATGCGAACGCATCCGGGTACCTAAAGATGCCCGTGATCTGGCTTTATTGGTCGCCCGTTACCACGGCGACGTGCATCGCGCCGCAGAACTGAAACCATCCACGCTGGCGGACATGTTGCAAGCGGTCGATGCCTACCGCAAGCCCGGCCGGTTCGAAGAATTTTTGCAGGCTTGCGCGTGCGATTTTCACGGCCGCCCCGGCTATGCCACCAAGCCTTATGTTCAAGCCGGACGGTTTCAGCAAGCATATGCCGCGGCCAGAAGCGTCGATGCCGGCGCCATTGCTGCCGAATTGAGCCAGCGCATCCCGGATGCCACGGCATTGCCCGCGGCCATCAATGCGCGTGTGCGCGAAATGCGTATCGCCAGAATAAGCGCCGAACTCGGCTAG
- a CDS encoding EAL domain-containing protein yields the protein MEQQRVEKSLFLLATQILLLASLYFAGGKAGLNAPYLGSSITLFWPPSGIALAALLLWGLPCWPGIFLGALVTNLSTGDLTSPVALAIAIGNTAGPVLGAVLLRKVLGFQNSFIRGRDVTAFLLIGPGSMLLTASIGVFALYAGGMLPFDLLSQAWTGWWLGDTVGVLVFTPFLLFLMNLRRTPVSPSQIKLEFIAVLSSCVCLTWLIFGGITAISQLMLPLAFLVFPPLIWAGLRLNALETFIVVLAIASIAVIGTAQGSGPFSRGDVQLDQLVLCVFVATITLIAFMMIGIQANQRQAEQQLQDSESRLRLALAAANQGLYDLNVQTGEAVVSPEYARMLGYDPRSFVETDRRWLERLHPADRDAAYQVYSDYIGGLREDYRVEFRQLTQQGEWKWILSLGKIIEWNQQGQPLRMLGTHTDISEQKRAEAELSTALEELKVSERHQRELRVLAEREQSRMGALLSAMNMGILFEDNEHRVEYVNPAFLRMWGIGEHENLLNKPARTILASSDERFAQPGHASKHVLNTHEISERCELELTNGRTFTQLSYPVNDIEGLIIGRLWIYEDITQERQTAQQLLYLAERDPLTGLYNRHRFQEELHNLIAIALRQRQKFALLYFDLDDFKYINDTFGHRAGDTVLVRTAGEISSIVRHIEVFARLGGDEFAILSHLQPEDDLSILPARIVTSISSIPLHFRDTNIRLTTSVGVAIFPEHGETAEDLVAHADAAMYQAKNQGKNTWAVYDPQRDSSEAMMHRLTWYNRIAQALEQNLFEIHFQGVYETAHNALTHLEILVRMRDVNEPAHLIMPGQFIPIAEKNGQIVTIDRWVIKRSIELLSENPDMPPVAINISGRTFDDPAIPQYIRNLLSELRVDPRRLIIELTETAAVSDIQDAQRFIEAVHQAGCCVCLDDFGSGFSTFGYLKYLGVEILKIDGLFIRDLPNNRDNQIFVKAMVEVARGLGKLTVAEFVEDAATLSMVKNLGVDLAQGYYFGRPSAQIPVKS from the coding sequence ATGGAACAACAACGCGTAGAAAAATCATTATTTTTACTGGCCACGCAAATATTACTGCTGGCATCGTTGTATTTCGCCGGAGGAAAAGCAGGATTAAACGCACCTTATCTAGGTTCAAGTATCACCTTGTTTTGGCCGCCCTCCGGAATTGCTTTGGCGGCACTGTTGCTATGGGGATTGCCCTGCTGGCCGGGTATATTCTTGGGGGCGCTTGTCACAAACCTGTCTACCGGTGATCTCACCTCGCCCGTTGCTTTGGCAATCGCTATAGGCAATACCGCAGGTCCGGTATTAGGAGCAGTGTTGCTCAGAAAAGTGCTGGGCTTTCAAAACAGCTTTATACGCGGACGCGATGTAACGGCCTTCTTGCTGATCGGGCCCGGTAGTATGCTGCTGACCGCCAGTATCGGTGTTTTTGCGTTGTATGCCGGTGGAATGTTGCCATTTGATTTGTTATCCCAAGCTTGGACCGGCTGGTGGCTTGGAGATACTGTGGGTGTTCTGGTGTTCACGCCATTCCTGCTGTTCCTGATGAATCTCCGGCGCACCCCGGTATCGCCGTCACAGATCAAGCTGGAATTTATTGCAGTGCTAAGCAGTTGTGTGTGCCTGACGTGGCTGATATTCGGCGGCATTACGGCCATCAGTCAACTCATGCTGCCGCTGGCTTTCCTGGTTTTTCCCCCTTTGATATGGGCGGGTTTACGTTTAAATGCGTTAGAGACTTTTATTGTGGTGCTGGCGATTGCCTCGATTGCAGTCATAGGCACGGCGCAAGGGTCCGGTCCTTTCTCCAGAGGCGATGTCCAGCTTGATCAATTAGTGTTATGTGTTTTTGTTGCAACGATTACGCTCATCGCTTTTATGATGATCGGTATCCAGGCGAATCAGCGTCAGGCGGAGCAGCAATTGCAGGATAGTGAATCACGCTTGCGTCTGGCGCTGGCGGCGGCAAATCAAGGTCTGTATGATTTGAATGTGCAAACCGGGGAAGCGGTAGTCAGTCCTGAGTATGCCCGCATGCTGGGTTATGATCCGCGATCTTTTGTGGAAACGGATAGGCGCTGGTTAGAACGTTTGCATCCGGCAGACCGGGATGCCGCTTACCAAGTTTACAGCGACTACATCGGTGGTTTACGCGAGGATTACCGGGTGGAATTCCGGCAACTTACGCAACAAGGTGAGTGGAAATGGATACTCTCGCTGGGAAAAATCATTGAATGGAATCAGCAAGGCCAGCCGTTGCGCATGCTCGGTACGCATACCGATATCAGTGAACAAAAGCGCGCGGAAGCAGAATTGAGCACGGCTTTGGAAGAATTGAAAGTGTCCGAGCGCCATCAACGGGAATTGCGTGTGCTGGCAGAACGGGAACAAAGCCGCATGGGCGCATTACTGTCCGCCATGAACATGGGCATTTTATTTGAAGACAATGAACACCGGGTGGAGTATGTCAATCCGGCATTCTTGCGGATGTGGGGTATCGGCGAGCACGAGAATTTATTGAATAAACCGGCCAGAACCATCCTCGCGAGTTCCGACGAGCGTTTTGCGCAACCCGGTCACGCTTCCAAGCATGTGTTGAATACGCATGAAATCAGCGAGCGCTGCGAACTCGAATTGACTAACGGGCGAACGTTCACTCAATTATCGTATCCCGTGAATGATATCGAAGGGCTGATTATCGGACGCTTATGGATTTACGAGGATATTACGCAAGAGCGGCAAACCGCGCAGCAGCTGCTGTATCTGGCGGAACGTGATCCGTTGACCGGTTTGTATAATCGTCACCGCTTCCAGGAAGAGTTGCACAATCTGATTGCCATCGCATTACGCCAGCGGCAGAAATTTGCGCTATTGTATTTTGATCTCGATGATTTCAAATACATTAATGATACTTTCGGGCACCGGGCCGGTGATACCGTGCTGGTCCGGACAGCGGGAGAGATTTCCAGCATTGTGCGGCATATCGAAGTATTCGCCCGTTTGGGCGGCGATGAGTTTGCCATTCTGAGCCATCTGCAACCGGAGGACGATTTGAGTATCCTTCCCGCCCGGATTGTAACGTCCATCTCATCGATTCCGCTGCATTTCCGCGACACCAATATCCGTCTGACGACCAGCGTGGGTGTCGCTATTTTCCCCGAGCACGGCGAAACTGCCGAGGATTTGGTGGCGCATGCGGATGCAGCGATGTATCAGGCCAAGAATCAGGGCAAGAATACCTGGGCAGTTTACGATCCTCAGCGTGATTCGTCGGAAGCCATGATGCACCGGCTGACCTGGTACAATCGGATTGCTCAGGCGCTGGAGCAGAATCTGTTTGAAATTCATTTCCAAGGTGTCTACGAAACCGCTCACAATGCACTGACTCATTTAGAGATTCTCGTCAGGATGCGCGATGTGAATGAACCGGCGCATTTAATCATGCCGGGTCAATTTATCCCCATAGCGGAAAAGAACGGCCAGATTGTCACGATCGACCGCTGGGTGATCAAGCGCAGCATCGAACTGCTCAGCGAGAATCCGGATATGCCGCCAGTTGCGATTAATATTTCCGGCCGCACGTTTGACGATCCGGCGATTCCCCAGTACATCCGCAATCTTTTAAGCGAACTGCGCGTGGATCCGAGGCGGTTGATCATCGAGCTGACCGAAACTGCGGCGGTGTCAGACATACAAGACGCGCAACGCTTCATCGAAGCGGTTCATCAAGCCGGTTGTTGTGTTTGCCTGGACGATTTCGGCAGCGGTTTTTCCACGTTCGGTTATCTGAAATACCTGGGAGTCGAAATCCTTAAAATCGATGGGTTGTTTATTCGCGATCTCCCCAATAACCGCGACAATCAGATTTTTGTCAAAGCCATGGTGGAAGTCGCGCGCGGACTTGGCAAGTTAACCGTGGCGGAATTCGTTGAAGACGCGGCTACGCTGAGTATGGTGAAAAATCTGGGAGTCGATCTTGCGCAAGGTTATTATTTTGGCCGCCCAAGCGCGCAAATTCCCGTTAAATCCTGA